The genomic segment AAGTCCACTTTCATCCATTTAAAGGCGATCACGCCCATTATCAGTACCGGAACAACAGTCAGCACAAATCCCGCAGCAATCCACAGCAGACCCTCCGGACGGAACACCGTCTCGAAGAAGTGCGCCCCCGCATCCAACCCCAGACAAGCAAGGTAGAGTGACAGTCCCAACGCGCGAAGCATCAGGTTGGCGCTGCGCGTGGTATAGGTCACCATGTGCATGCGCGGTCCGAAAGTGCCTATCAGAATACCTACAATAATCGGGCCGCCTGCCAGTCCCAGTTTCACCGGAGCGCTGATGCCCGGCAAGGAAAAGGGAATTGCTCCCAAAGCCAGTCCCAGGACAATGCCTATGAACACCGCCACCAGGTTCGGTTCTTTCAGGCTCTTGATAGCGTTGCCCAACACTTTTTCCACATTCTGTATGGCAGCTGCTTCACCTACCACCGTCAGGCGGTCTCCCAGTTGCAAGGTCAGCTCTGCAGTGGCAAGAAGCTGCACGCCGCTACGATACACACGACTGATGTTGATGCCGTAATGGTTGCGCAGATGAAGCGAGCCCAGCTTCTTTCCGTTCAGTTCGGGGCGCGTCACTACGATCCGTTGTGATATGAGCTGGCTGTCTATGGCATTCCAGTCAATATCTTCCTTATTCCAGTCGGTATGCTCCTGTTCTCCGAACAGCACAGTCAGTGCCGGAGCATACTTTTCCGAAGTCACCACCAGCAAGCGGTCTCCCTCCTTAATTATCTTCTCGGAGGTAGGAATACTCACGTTACCGTCCCTCCACAAACGGGAAATGACGAACTTCGGATAGTTCAGCCCGCCTATCTCCTTGATGCTTTTATTGAAAATGGCCGGGTTGTGTACTTGAAACGCCGCAATGTAGGTTTTGTTCGCATCGTCCTTCTCTTTCAGCTCCAGATCTTCCTTGCGCACCAGCGCCTTGCGTATTGCCAGCACAGCAAGAATCACTCCCACCACGCCAAGCGGATATGCCACCGCGCAGCCCAAAGCCGGAGTACTGGACTCCAGTCCCATTTGCTTCAGAGTCTGCTGTGCCGCACCCAGCGCTGGGGTATTGGTCGTAGCGCCGCAAAGGATACCCACCATGTCCGGCAGCGAGATATTCAGCCCGTAACTGCCCAGCACAGTCATCAAAGTACCAATCAGCACCACACCCAGAGCCAGCATATTGAGTTGTACGCCTCCCTTGCGGAAAGAGCTGAAGAAACCGGGCCCCACCTGCAGTCCCAACGCATATACAAATATCACCAATCCGAAACTTTCCGCATAGTTCAGCATCTGCGGATCAATGGACAATCCGAAATGCCCGGCAAGGATACCGGCAAAGAACACAAACGTCACTCCAAGGGAAATGCCGCAAACATGCACCTTTCCCAAGCCCAATCCGATAGCGGAAATCAGCGAGAGCACCACCACTGCCTGCAAGGCAGAGTGTTCGACAAACAAACTATATAGCCAGTCCAAAGTTTTCTCAGTTTTATCTTATTTTTAGGAGTGCAAAGATAGGAAGTTCCTCGAAGCCGAAAAAAGATAAATACAGGAAAATCGCGTAAAGCCGAAAAAAACGGCTATTCATTCGAGCAAATCACCGGAAATACAGAATTTTACCCAAAAGATGTATCACCAAAGAAAAAACATGTAACACAAACATGACGCTTTTTCCTAAAAGAAAGCCTTATTTTGTAATTTGTAATAGTTTTCAAACACAAACCTTTAATTTATTATCACATGAAACATTTACTTAAATTACCCCTTTGTGCATTGGCCTTTGCCATGACTGCAAACACAGGATTCGCCCAAAGCAGTGCAACAGGGTTGAAGGATGCCTACAAGGATTACTTCTCTATCGGTGTGGCTGTCAACATGCAAAACATCACAAATCCCGAACAGATTGCCATCATCAAAAAAGACTTCAACAGCATTACGGCCGAGAACGACATGAAGCCGCAACCCACCGAACCCGCCTACGGACAATTCAACTGGGAAAACGCCGACAAAATCGCCAACTTCTGCCGCAGCAACGGAATCAAACTTCGCGGGCACTGCCTGATGTGGCATGCACAGATAGGAAAATGGATGTATCAGGATGAAAAAGGAAATCTTGTATCCAAAGAAAAACTGTTCCAAAACATGAAACACCACATCACAGCTATTATGGAACGTTACAAAGACGTGGTATACGCATGGGATGTAGTGAATGAAGCAATTTCCGACGGTGGACGGCCGGTCATGGGACAAAAGCCCAGCCCCTACCGCAACTCTCCCCTCTATCAGATAGCAGGCGATGAATTCATCAAGAAAGCCTTTATCTACGCTCGCGAGGCCGACCCCAACGTACTCCTTTTCTATAATGATTACAATGCCGCCGATCCCCAAAAGCGCGACCGCATCTACAACATGGTGAAGTCCATGAAAGAAGAAGGTGTACCCATCGACGGTATCGGTATGCAGGGACATTACAACATCTACGGCCCAAGTATGGAAGATGTAGATGCCGCCCTGACGAAATACTCTACAATAGTGAAGCACATCCATATCACCGAGCTGGACATTCGCGCCAACGAGGAAATGGGAGGACATCTCAACTTCAGCCGCGAGGCCGGCGACATCAGTCAGACAGTAAAACTGCTTCAGGAGGACCAATACACACGTCTCTTCAAGATTCTCCGCAAACATAAAGATGTGGTGGACAATGTCACGTTCTGGAATCTTTCCGACCGGGACTCATGGGTAGGCGTGCGCAACTATCCGTTGCCTTACGACGAAAACTATAAGCCGAAACGCGTTTACAGCCTCATCAAGGATTTTGATCCGGCAGCCGACAATGCAGTGGTGAAAGAAGACTTCCGCCCATCCGTACTCAATCAGCCCGGCCAGCAGTATCCCATGGTCAACTCACAAGGCTATGCCCGTTTCCGCGTGGTTGCTCCTGATGCCAAATCGGTCATCGTCAGTCTCGGTCTGGGCGGTCGTGGAGGTACAGTTCTCCGCAAGGATAAAGAAGGCGTATGGGTAGGTACGACAGACGGCCCCATGGACGAAGGTTTCCATTACTACCACCTCACTATCGACGGTGGCGTGTTCAATGATCCGGGAGCCAAGAACTACTATGGTTCCTGCCGTTGGGAAAGCGGTATTGAGATTCCGGCACACGATGCCGATTTCTATGCAATGAAGGAAGTGCCTCATGGCAACGTGCAGCAAGTCTATTTCTACTCAAAGAGCACCAACACTCACCGTCGTGCATTTGTCTACACTCCGCCCACCTACGGCAAAGACAAGAAGAAATATCCGGTTCTCTATTTGCAACATGGTTGGGGAGAGGACGAAACAGCCTGGTCCAATCAAGGACACGCCAACCTGATTATGGACAACCTGATTGCCGAAGGCAAGATTGAACCTTTCATCATTGTGATGACATACGGCATGACGAATGATGTGAGATTCGGGCATATCAACCAATTTACAGCCAAAGAATTTGAAACAGTCCTGGTAGACGAGCTGATACCTTACATTGACAGCAATTTCCGCACACTGGCCGACAAGAAGCACCGCGCAATGGCCGGACTCTCCATGGGCGGCTTTGAAACAAGACTGATAACCTTGCGTCGTCCCGAAGTGTTCAATTACTACGGACTATTGAGCGGCGGCGTCTATGCACCGGGCGACATAAAGGACAAGAATCAGGTAGCAAGCATCTTCATCAGTTGCGGAAGCAAAGAAAATCCTGCCGGTGTAACCAAAGCAGTGGAAGACCTCAAAGCTGCCGGCTTCAATGCAACCTCTTTTGTTTCTCCCGACACAGCACATGAGTTTCTCACTTGGCGCAGAAGCCTGTATCACATGGCACAGCTACTATTCAAATAAAAGCATGTATGCAATGAAAGAGTTGAACGCGTTATAAAAGCAGGAAACGATATTTAGACAAAGCGTAATGAATCAGCCCGAAAAGCCGTTCATTACGCTTTGTTTTTCATACTTATTTTGTAAAGCTCCAGTAATCCATGCGGAAGAGTTCTCCCTCCTCCCCTTTAAACACCAGATACAAGTCATAAACTCCTCCCAAGTGCTTGACATCCGTTGTCATCGTCTGCCATTTCTCCCAACTGCCGGTCGATGAGACAGGAAGGGTTCCTATAAGCAATCCGTCCACTCCCTCTAAGCGTATTTCCACCCGTCCACTTCCTTTCAATGCGGAAAGTGAGGCAGCAAACTTTGATGCACCTCCGTTTTTGAAATCAACCCCGCGGATTTTCAAATAGTCTCCATTATGAATGGAAGTTACTATGCGGTCGGAACATCCTCTGGCCTTGAATTCCGTATCAATTCCATAGCCTTTTGCCATTGTTTCCGCTTCGTTTCTCCGGTAAGGGTCAACGTTCTTCAACTGTTCCAACCCGTCACGCGTCACTTCAACTGTTTGAACAGTGCCATCTTCGTTATGGAATAGACGGTCTATGCATACACTGCGCATATATTCACGAGAGCGCTGATCCTGTTCGTTATTCTCATAGGCAACTTTACGGTTATGATAGGCAATATACCATTCACCTTTAAACTGAAAGATGGAGTGGTGATTGTTAAAGCCGTCATTAACCGGCGGATTGGGCAAAATGACTCCCGGATTCCTGAAACCTTCCATAGGCTTGTCACTCATTACATATTCTATATTGGCAGGCTTCCCAAAATAATGTCCGGCATAAGAAAGATAGTATTTACCCCTGTATTTGTGTACAAAAGAAGCCTCAAAAAATCCGGGAGTGTTGGGCTTGACCGCACTTCCGTCAACCTCCGTCATATTCTCTTTTAGTTTGATAATCCGGGAATTGTCGGGGTGAGCACCGCCAAAATACATATATGCCTGTCCGTCATCGTCTACAAACACACATGGATCAAAGCACCACATCCCCCAGTTCTCACTACCCGATATGGCCCCCGGCACTCCTTTTTTGTTTTTAATGCAACGGTTGTTCTCGTCGTAGAGGAGCACACCCGGAGTATCCATGCCCACCACAGGCCGGTCGTGGTTGTCAATATAGGGTCCGGTCGGCAGATCGCTTACCGCTACGCCAATCCCACCGCTGTTGGCATCTCCATAATATAAGTAGAATTTTCCATTTCGGTGAACCACGCAAGGCGCCCAAGTCATTTTGGCCCCCCATTTAGAATCTTTCGCATGAAAAACCTCTCCATGATCGGTCCAGTTTTTCATATCGTCTGTGGAAATGCAGGTTATATCATTCATGAAATAGCCATATCCTCTTTCCGCATTGTATGTGTCATGTGAGCAAAACAGATACAAGCGCCCGTTATATTCTATCCCTGAGGGATCTGCCGTATAACGCTGCCAAAAAATAGGATAATCAGCCTTGGCACTGTGGCCGATACATAGAAACAAAAACAATAATGTCCATTTACTGTGTTTGTGCGACGAATAATTCTTTTTCATATTATTTCTCAATTCTGATGATTTATTATTCTCATAAAACAACAAAAAATCCATTATCCACAGACAACGGACTTTTATAAATCTTTTCTCAAGGTCCCGTATATATATAAGGACATTTTTATTCCATAGCTTTGCAACTATTTGTTACGCATAACGAGCCCAAATATACGCAAAAACTTCAAAAAAACAATACCTATCTCACTCAATGGCAATTGTTTCAATCGGCTGCTGTTTTACTGCATCAAGAGGCACAGCACGATACTCCACCTTACCAAAGTCGATTTTATTCAAATCAAAACAACGAATATTACTGTTGTACATTGTACGATAATAAATAATGCGGTTCGTCATATCCGAAACAGCCGTCCATTGCGTGGCACTGGGTA from the Bacteroides eggerthii genome contains:
- the xyn10D/fae1 gene encoding bifunctional endo-1,4-beta-xylanase/feruloyl esterase codes for the protein MKHLLKLPLCALAFAMTANTGFAQSSATGLKDAYKDYFSIGVAVNMQNITNPEQIAIIKKDFNSITAENDMKPQPTEPAYGQFNWENADKIANFCRSNGIKLRGHCLMWHAQIGKWMYQDEKGNLVSKEKLFQNMKHHITAIMERYKDVVYAWDVVNEAISDGGRPVMGQKPSPYRNSPLYQIAGDEFIKKAFIYAREADPNVLLFYNDYNAADPQKRDRIYNMVKSMKEEGVPIDGIGMQGHYNIYGPSMEDVDAALTKYSTIVKHIHITELDIRANEEMGGHLNFSREAGDISQTVKLLQEDQYTRLFKILRKHKDVVDNVTFWNLSDRDSWVGVRNYPLPYDENYKPKRVYSLIKDFDPAADNAVVKEDFRPSVLNQPGQQYPMVNSQGYARFRVVAPDAKSVIVSLGLGGRGGTVLRKDKEGVWVGTTDGPMDEGFHYYHLTIDGGVFNDPGAKNYYGSCRWESGIEIPAHDADFYAMKEVPHGNVQQVYFYSKSTNTHRRAFVYTPPTYGKDKKKYPVLYLQHGWGEDETAWSNQGHANLIMDNLIAEGKIEPFIIVMTYGMTNDVRFGHINQFTAKEFETVLVDELIPYIDSNFRTLADKKHRAMAGLSMGGFETRLITLRRPEVFNYYGLLSGGVYAPGDIKDKNQVASIFISCGSKENPAGVTKAVEDLKAAGFNATSFVSPDTAHEFLTWRRSLYHMAQLLFK
- a CDS encoding glycoside hydrolase family 43 protein — protein: MKKNYSSHKHSKWTLLFLFLCIGHSAKADYPIFWQRYTADPSGIEYNGRLYLFCSHDTYNAERGYGYFMNDITCISTDDMKNWTDHGEVFHAKDSKWGAKMTWAPCVVHRNGKFYLYYGDANSGGIGVAVSDLPTGPYIDNHDRPVVGMDTPGVLLYDENNRCIKNKKGVPGAISGSENWGMWCFDPCVFVDDDGQAYMYFGGAHPDNSRIIKLKENMTEVDGSAVKPNTPGFFEASFVHKYRGKYYLSYAGHYFGKPANIEYVMSDKPMEGFRNPGVILPNPPVNDGFNNHHSIFQFKGEWYIAYHNRKVAYENNEQDQRSREYMRSVCIDRLFHNEDGTVQTVEVTRDGLEQLKNVDPYRRNEAETMAKGYGIDTEFKARGCSDRIVTSIHNGDYLKIRGVDFKNGGASKFAASLSALKGSGRVEIRLEGVDGLLIGTLPVSSTGSWEKWQTMTTDVKHLGGVYDLYLVFKGEEGELFRMDYWSFTK
- a CDS encoding putative transporter; translation: MDWLYSLFVEHSALQAVVVLSLISAIGLGLGKVHVCGISLGVTFVFFAGILAGHFGLSIDPQMLNYAESFGLVIFVYALGLQVGPGFFSSFRKGGVQLNMLALGVVLIGTLMTVLGSYGLNISLPDMVGILCGATTNTPALGAAQQTLKQMGLESSTPALGCAVAYPLGVVGVILAVLAIRKALVRKEDLELKEKDDANKTYIAAFQVHNPAIFNKSIKEIGGLNYPKFVISRLWRDGNVSIPTSEKIIKEGDRLLVVTSEKYAPALTVLFGEQEHTDWNKEDIDWNAIDSQLISQRIVVTRPELNGKKLGSLHLRNHYGINISRVYRSGVQLLATAELTLQLGDRLTVVGEAAAIQNVEKVLGNAIKSLKEPNLVAVFIGIVLGLALGAIPFSLPGISAPVKLGLAGGPIIVGILIGTFGPRMHMVTYTTRSANLMLRALGLSLYLACLGLDAGAHFFETVFRPEGLLWIAAGFVLTVVPVLIMGVIAFKWMKVDFGSIAGMLCGSMANPMALNYANDTIPGDNPSVAYATVYPMCMFLRVIIAQVLLMFLLG